From Halorientalis litorea:
GAGACCTGTCGTCATTCTCGGCCTCGACGGTGCGGCCATCGACGTTATCGACGGGTGGGTGGACGACGGCGAACTCCCGAACCTCCGCCGCGTTCGCGAGGAGGGGGTCTACGAACCGATGCACGCCTGCCTGCCGCCGGTCACCTCTCCGAACTGGAAATGCTACGCGACTGGCCGCAACCCCGGAGAGTTCGGCATCTTCTGGTGGCAGAACGTCGACTTCGAGGGCGAGCGCATCCACTACCCGAACGACCGGAAGTTCATCACGCCGGAGATTTGGGACTATCTCAACGAGAACGACCAGTCCGCCGGTGTGGTGAACCTCCCCATCCAGTACCCGCCGCGGGAGGTAGACGAGTTCATGATAGCCGGCGGCCCCGACGCCGAGAACGAGGGGTACACCAACCCTGCGACCCTCGAAGACCGCCTCGAATCCGAGTACGACTGGAAGGTGCGCGCCGACACGTCCATCAACGAGCAGGGGATGGACGCAGTCGACGAGATAATCGACCTCATCGGCCTCCGCTTTTCGGTCGCGGCCGACCTGTTCGAGGAACGTGACCTCGATTTCCTCCACGTCACGACGTTCCACATCAACCAACTCCAGCACTTCCTCGGCGACCACGAGAAGACGCTGGAAGGCTGGAAGCGAATCGACGACGCGCTCGGACGATTTCTGGAACAGGACGTGAACGTGCTGTTGATGAGTGACCACGGGTCCGCACCCATCGAGAAGATATTCCACGTCAACACGTGGCTCGAACGGAACGGCTTCCTCGAACTCGACATGAACGAAGCCGTCACTGGCTTCTTCGAGCGAGTCGGCCTCACGCGGACACGGGTCCGAGCCGTCGTCAACACGCTCGGCATCGCCGACGCGCTCAAGCGGGTGACGCCGGATTCGATGGTCAACAGCCTCCCCGAGGAGACCGGTGCCATCAACCAAGCGTACGCGACGGACTTGATAGATTGGGACGCCTCGGTGGCGGTAGCGAGCGGACAAGGCCCCATCTATCTCAACCCACAACTGAGTGACTCCGGACGGGAACGAGCGATCACGGAGATTACCGAGGGGCTCGAATCGCTGACGCTCCCCGGGTCGGACGCGCCGACGGTCCGGGAGGTTCGACGTGGTGACGAGGTGTACAGCGGTCGGTTCGCGGCGGAGGCACCCGACCTCGTATTGGACCAAGGTCCGGGCGTCCACGTCGACGGCGACTTCGGCGGTGAGGACCTCTACCGTGACCTCGGCGAGTGGAGTATGCTGAACGCCCGCGACGGCATCTTCATGGGCCACGGTCCGGACGTTCAGTCGGCATCGCTGGACGACCACGCCGAGATTCTGGACCTCGCCCCGACGATTCTCCACTTACTCGACTGTCCGGTACCCGAGACGTTGGAGGGGCGAGTCGTCACGGAGATGTTCGCCGAGGGGAGCGACCCCGCCGAGCGTCCCGTCGAGCGAGTCGAACCGGGTCACTACGACATCGCCGCCAGCGGGCGCGGCGACGGACAGGCACTCGAAGAGCGCCTGCAAGACTTGGGCTACCTCGACCAGTAACCGTGGCGAGCAGAGAGTCTCTGCGGACGCTCGTCAAGGGTGCCGGGTTCAGCCTGTTCGGGTCGGTGTTCTCGAAGGTCAGTCACTTCGCGTTCTACTGGGTCATCGCCCGCGTCGCCGGTGCCGACGGGTTCGGGGTGTTCTCCGTCGCACTCGCAGTGCTGGGCTTCTCGCAAATCGTCTCTCTCCTCGGCCTCCGTGGCGGCGTCAACCGCTACGTCGCGTACTATCGTGGCCAAGACGACGAGGCACGCGCCCGTGGCACAGTCCGTATCGCCGTCGTCGCAGTCCTCGTATCGAGTCTCCTCGTCGCCGTCGTCGTCGCTGCAGGCCACGAGTACCTCGCGGACCTGCTTCTGGACCCCGGCACACCCTCGCGTGTCCTCTACCTGATTGCGTTCGTCGTCCCCTTGGAGGCCCTTTCGTCGGTATTTATGGCGACGCTCCGGGGACTCAAGCGCATCGACTTTCAGGTCGCCGCACAGAACATCCTGCAGGGCATCCTCAAGATAACCGGATTTCTCGCCTTCTACTTGGCAGGGTTCGACACGCTGGTCAGTCTCGTCTTCGGGTACGCGACGGCGATGGTCGGCACACTGCTCGTCGGTCTCTACTTCGTCGAGGGTCGAGAATTCCCCGTGCTACGCGGTGGGGCACGCTACGAGCCACGGGAACTGTTGGTGTTCTCGATTCCGTTGTTGTTCACGGGCGCGCTCAACCTCGTGGTGGACTGGACGGACGTGTTGATGCTCGGGTACTTCGGCGTCAACGCCGACGTCGGTATCTACAACATCGCGTTGCAGGTGGCGATGGTGATGCAAATCGGGTTCACGGCGTTCGGAGCAATCACGGGACCCGTCCTCTCGGAACTCGTCGGGAAGGACGAACTCGGAGAACTCGAATCGGTGTTGAAAATATCGAACAAGTGGGTGCTGGTCCTGACAGTCCCGATGGTGGCGTTCGTCTTCCCGTTCGCCTCCGATGTCGTGCGACTGTTCGGGACGGAGTTCCGACAAGGCGCGAGCGTGGTGGTACTCATCGGCATCGCGATGCTTGTCAAGACGACGTTCAGCATGAGTGGCACGGTCATCAAGAGTATGGGGCACTCGAACATCATCCTCGCGAACCACGCCGTCGCTGGCGTGTTGAATTTCCTGATGAACCTCGTCCTCATCCCGCAGCTCGGCATCGTCGGCGCGGCCATCGCAACCAGCGTCGCAATCGGATTAGACGGCATACTTCCGGGCGTCGAACTGTACCTCTGGAAGCGTATCTCGCCACTCAGGCCGGACTTCGTGGAACCGGTCGCCGCCGCCGCCGTGTCGACGGTAGCAATCTTCGTCGGTCTCGGGTGGGCGACTGACATCCACTACCTGATGATTCTCCCCGTCGGGACGGTCTATCTTTTCGTCTACGGGTTCGTTCTGATGAGCATCGGTGGCCTCAAAGAGGAAGACGTGTACATTCTCGAAGCGATGCGGGACCGAACGGGCTTCGAGAGTCCACGTATCGAGCGGTTCGTCCGCCGCTTCGTCTGAGCGTGCGGTGTCACCGCAGTCCTGCTGGGGCGGGGACGCCCGTCAACTCCGAGACGGCTTCCGTGAGCGTCATGAACTCGTATCCCTCAGCACGGAGACGGTCGACTGCCTCCGCGAGGTGGTCGTACTCCATCATGGCCTGTCGCTTGGGGTGCATCTGGAAGACGACCGGTTCCGCGCGGTCACTCGCGCGCTCGACGTGTTCGAAGAACTGTCGCCGATACGCCTCGTTGTCGCCGTCCGGGCTGACCATCTCGTCGGTGGGACCGACGATGGTCGCTTGCCAAAGGTCGCCAGTCTGTCGATACACGTCGAACTCGTCGGCGCGCACGTCGCTGACGGCGAAGAAGCCGTGATGGTCGAGTGCCTCGAAGGTGATGTCACCGCTGTCGTACCCGTGCGTCCGCCACGCGGTCGGTTCGACGCCGGCCTCTCTGAGCGCGCGGACCGTCCGGCCCACGTTCCACTTCTGATACCACAGCGGGCCGTAGAACGACCCCCAGATGGCCCACATCAGGTAGTGGTGCCCCTGTCTGAGGTCGATGTTCCACGTCTTCCCGTTGTAGTCAACCGGGTACCCGCCGCGCGGTAGTATCGTCGGTGCGATTTTGAACGCTTGATAGGTGTGGGCACCGACCTCCATGCAGTCCATCGCGGCGATTTCGCCGATGGTTTCGGCACTCCGGCGGGCGCACTTGCCGGTGACGAACACCGTTCCCTTCGCGTCCTTTCTGTCGAGGAGGCGAGCGTATTCGAGTGCGTGTTCGGGCTCGTCGCTGTCCCACGGGGTATTCCCGAGGTCGTGGTGAACGTCGCCGGTGATGCAGGCGATTTTACTCATGACGAAGCTCCGCGCGCGTCTCCACCGTCGACATCAGCCATCCAGCGAGTACTGTGTCCGGTCGTCCGCCACAAACCGGTTGACGAGGTCGTTGACCCCCTCACGGACGGACCATTCCGGCTGAAAGCCCGTCTGCTTGACCTTGTCGAAGTTGACGTTGTAGGACGGTCCGGGGTTCTTGTCGCCGAGATAGGTTATCTCCACGTCGCCGACCTCTTCACGGACGATTTCCGCGATTTCCTCGACACGGTAGTTCTGGTCGTTCAGACCGACGTTGTACACGTCGTCGTCCCATTTCTCGGGGTTTAGCACGGCGTGTTTGTACGCCCGGGCCGCGTCTCGGACGTGGATGTAGGGTCGCCAGTTGCTCCCGTCGCCGTACACGGTCAGCGGTTCCCCTGTGAGAGCCCGGAAGACGAAGTAGTTGATGACGAGGTTGAACCGGATGCCGGGCGCGTAGCCGTAGTTCGTACTCATCCGGAGAGAAATCCCGTTGAAGCCGTGTTCTTCGGCGCGTTCACGGACCAACTGCTCGGATTCGTACTTCGTCTCGGCGTACGGGCTAAGTGGGTCAGGCTCTATCGTCTCGTCGAGGTTGTCGCTGGCTGCCCGCCCGTAGAGGTTACAAGTCGAGGCGAACACCACGTTGTCGAGGTCGTTCTTGGCCGCGGCCGCGAGGACGTTCTCCGTTCCCTCGTAGTTGACTGCTCGTGTCTCGTCGGGTCGGTCGTGGGTACTCGGCGCGCCCGTGATGGCCGCGAGGTGAATGACACCGTCGGCGCCGGCGAGGCCGTTCTCGACCTCACCGTAATCCCGGACGTCGACCTCTCGGAAATTGAAATTGTCGCTGAGCGCGACCGCTTCGAGGTTCGTCCGCGACCCCGAAGAGAGGTCGTCGAGAACGGTCACTTGCGATACGTCGTCGTCGTCCTGGAGTAGCGGCAGCAAGGCACTCCCGATGTAGCCGGCCGCACCAGTGACTGCGATGTGTTCTGTCATTTATCTGTCTCCGTATCGATTAGTTCGATTACGTGTTCGGCTTCTGCCTTCGTCAACCTTGGATGCATCGGTAGCGTCAATAGCTCGTCGGCCAACTGCTCAGAGACGGGGAGCGTCGGCGTGGGGCCCTGCTCGTCGAACAGTTGGTGGTGGTGGAGTGCCGGGTCCCAGTGGACGCTGATACCGACATCCGCGTCCATGAGTTTGTGCGCGAGTTCGTCCCGGGAGAGAGGATACTCGTCGGTGACGCGGACAACGTAGTAGAGATACGTATGCCGCCGATTGTCGGTTACTGGCGGCGTCTCGATGCCGTCGACATCGTCGAAGGCCGCAGTGTACTCGGCGGCACGCTGGCGGCGGTGAGCGATGAAGTCCTCGACTTTCTCCAGTTGTGCCAGCCCCATCCCGGATGCAACGTCCGAGAGGCGGTAGTTGTGGCCCAGTTGTGGGATGGAGTACTGCCACGGCTTCGGGTCCTCTTCGCGGTTCCACGCGTCGGTGTCCATCCCGTACGACCGCAGCGTCTCGACGTTGTCCGCGACATCCTCGTGTGGTGTCGTCACCATCCCACCCATCCCGGTCGTTATCATCTTGAGTGGGCCGAAACTGAACACCGTCGCGTCCCCGTGAACACCGATTTTCTCGCCTTCGTACTCGCTCCCGAGTGCGTGAGCGGCGTCCTCGACGACCCGGAGGTCGTACTCGTCCGCAACGTCCATGATAGCGTCCATGTCACAGGGATAGCCGCCGTGGTGTATCAACAGAACAGCGTCCGCCTCCGCCCCGCGTTCGGCGATGGCGTCGGCAGTGATGTTGTACGTCTCCGGGTCGACATCGACGAACAACGGTTCGAAACCGTTCTGTCCGATGGCGATACCGTTGGCGATGAACGCCTGTCCGGGGACGATAACCGTCGCGTCCTCGGGGAGGTCCAGTGCGTTCAGTGCCATGTCCATTCCCGCCGTACAGTTGACGACGCTGACAGCGTGTTCCGCACCGACGTACTCCGCGAATTCATCCTCGAATTCACGAGTCGTCGGACCGTTCAGGACCCAGCCCGTCTCGAACACGTCCGCGATAGCGTCGAGTTCGTCTTCGCCGACAACGGGCGTGCCGAGTTCGACTTGGCCCAGTTCGTTCGACCCAGTCATCGGTACCCCTCTGACGCGACACGACTGTTCGACCGTGACCAGAAAACCAGACCCCGGACAGTGTCGCCCCCCGGCACACTGCCGATGAGAGTTCGAACACGGGAATACGACATTACTATCGTATTGCCACACAACTACATAAAAACATTCAAATCCCGACCGGCCACTCACTCCGTGGCGTCACGGACCGCCGTCTCGTAGTATCCCTCCTCCACCGTTCCGTCGACGACGAGCGAGTACGGCGGGATGTCACCCGAGACAACTTCACCGGCACCGACGACGCTGTGGTGGCCGATGGTCGTACCGGGTTTCACGACCGTCTGTGTCCCGATGAAGACGTTGTGTTCGAGTTCGATGGCAGACCTGTCCACCTCCTCGGTCAGTCCGAGACACTTGCGGTGGGAGTCGGCACAGTTGAGCGAGACGAACGGCGCGATATCACACCCATCTCCGATGCGTATCTCCGAGTCTTTCGCGTTGACGACGCTGAAGAATCCGAGGTAGACTCCCTCCCCGATGTCCGGGTCCCCGTTCAACCAGACCAACGGATGGAACCGGTTTTCCTCGAAGTCGATCCACTCCAAGAACTCGGCCTTGTCCATGGCGGTTCAACCGAACGACTCCTCTTATTTTTTCCCCTCAATTCTCCGGCGAACGGTCCGACAACGACCACTTCCGTGCGAGAATGTCGACCAGCGCGTCGGCACGCCGCCAGATGCCCGCAGTTCTGGCGAGACCGGAACCGGACTTGTACAGGGGGTAGAGCAAATAAAACGACTCCCGGTCGGAAATATCGACGGCGAGCGGTGCATCGCGGCCGTACTGTAGGAGGGGGATACACAACAGGAGTGCCGCGAGGGACCGAAGTTTCGAGAACCTGAGGGACGCCACTGCCACGGCAGCGAAGACGGTCCAGAACAGCGGTCCGCGCATCTCTGACAACGAGAAGTTCTCTGGGCTGTGTCGACACTCGACGATGTACAACGTCCCTGACTCGTACTTGCGACGGAGAACTCCTTGCAAGTCGGTCGGAAAGTTAGAGTAGACGCCCACGTCTTCGAGTGTCGTCACGTCGACGTCGAGTGCTTCGACTTGGTGCTTGGGCCCGAGGTACTTCATCTTCGGCCCGATACCGTCCACCTCCTCGGTGCCGTCCGACAGCAACCCCCGCCGCACACCCATGCAGGCCCCACCCCACCACGTCGCGCGGCCCTGTTCTTTCCCGACTTGCGAGGCTGCCGGGTGGAGCGACTGGGTGTTTGCCACGTCGATTTTCCCGTAGACGATGTCCGCACCGGCGTCGAAAGCCTCCGACAGTGCCTGTACGGTTCCCGGCTTCATGTACGAGTCGGCGTCCATTCGGACGATTCGGTCGCTCTCTGCTGCGTTGACCAACCGTTCCGAAGTGGGGAACATCCCCCGGTTCTCGTCGTTTTCGAGGACCCTCAGGGCGTCGTACTCCGATTCGAGCGACCGGAGAATCGAGCGCGTCTCGTCGGCTGACGCGTCGTCACAGACGACCATCTCGAAGGGCACGGACGCCTCCTGTTCGAGGACGGACCGGACACACTGTTCGATGTAGTCGGCCTCGTTGTAGGCGGGGACGACCACCGACACTTGCGGCGACTCACTCATTCGGGTTCGGATGGACAGTCCCGGGGCTTCAATCCTCGGGTCCGTGACTCACGGAGTACTACCGTCGGCCTCGAAGCCGGAACGCAAGCAGTTGCCCGAGCGAGGGGGGCGTGTTGACGGGGCGTTTCTCGCCGTCCCAGTCTCTGGGTTCAAGCGACCCGTCGGCCAATCCGCGGACGGAATCGACTACGAGGTCGGCCGTGATTCCGTGCTGTTTCGCACGCACGTCCGCGAGTGTGTCGCCGGGGTCGATGGCGACCGTCTCCTGTTTGACTATCTGTCCGGCGTCGAGTTCCTCGTTCAACTTCTGGACCGTCACGCCCGCCTCGTCCTCGCCGTAGTAGAGTTCCCAGAAGCCGGCGGGGCCGCCACGGTACTCCGGTATCTTCCCCGCGTGGACGCCGATGGAGCCGTCGGTCGGAATGTCGAAGATACGCCGTGGCAGAATGCGCGTCCCCCAGACGATGGCGAGGTCGGGGTCCATCGCCCGTATCTCGCTCGCCGCACGGTCGCTCAGCATGTCGGAGACTTCGCGGACAGGGACATCGGCGAGCGGGTCGTCGTCCGGGTCCGTGTCGCCGTCGCCATCGCTCTCGGTCGGTGAGAGCCGACTACGGACCGTCTTGGCGATGTCCCGAGCGGCGTTGAAGCCACGAACTGGGTACCCACTGCCACGACGGCGAATCACCTTCCGCAGAAGGTCCGTGACGTACTCCGGGAGCGACCCGTGTATCATGTCTTCGACGACGACACCGGCGACGGTGATGCCGTCAGTGTCCGCCAATCGCGCCAGCGTCTCCCGCTTCCCCCCACCTACCCCTGCCTTAGAGAGGAGGACGACGCCGTACTCGTCGTCCGACTGGCCCGCACCGCTCATGGGTGTGTCGCTGCGTTCTCGACGACATCGTCGACCCCGTCGCCGAGTCGGTGAGTACACCGCGAAAGATACTGTTCCAGCCGTCTGTAGTCGTCGTCGAGGTCTAGGTTCTCGTTCCCGAAGACCATCGGGTGGAGGTTGAGCGTGCCGCCGAACGCCGCACTGAAGACGTGATGGTACGGTTTCAGCCGGTTGTGTTCCGCGCGGTGGATGTACGCGGGGTTGAGGACGACCGGCGTCTCTCGGAGGCCGAGGCGGCGAACGCGGAGGTACAGGGGAATCTTCGCCACGTCCTTGGCGATGGCCATCCGAATCGAGTGGTCGTGTGTGAGTCCGAGGGCTTTCAACTGTCTGGCGATATCGAGGGAGAAACTGAGGTTCCCGGCCCTGAAGTGGTCCGTATCGACCCCCGCCTCCCGGAGCATATCGTAGTCACGGCCAATCATCGTGTGGATGTCCGGACTGTCGTAGTCGGCCAGCATTCCGGCGTCGAGGTCGTTAACGTGGTCTCCCTCGAAGGCAGGATGTAACTGTGGGTGCGTGTGGACTCCGAGGTCGTGGCCCGCCGCGTCGATGTCACCGACCAGCCCTGGGTTGTACTCACAGAATTCGCCGGTCACGAAGAAAATCGCTTTGACGTCGTGTGTCCCGAGGAGGTC
This genomic window contains:
- a CDS encoding DegT/DnrJ/EryC1/StrS family aminotransferase, giving the protein MTGSNELGQVELGTPVVGEDELDAIADVFETGWVLNGPTTREFEDEFAEYVGAEHAVSVVNCTAGMDMALNALDLPEDATVIVPGQAFIANGIAIGQNGFEPLFVDVDPETYNITADAIAERGAEADAVLLIHHGGYPCDMDAIMDVADEYDLRVVEDAAHALGSEYEGEKIGVHGDATVFSFGPLKMITTGMGGMVTTPHEDVADNVETLRSYGMDTDAWNREEDPKPWQYSIPQLGHNYRLSDVASGMGLAQLEKVEDFIAHRRQRAAEYTAAFDDVDGIETPPVTDNRRHTYLYYVVRVTDEYPLSRDELAHKLMDADVGISVHWDPALHHHQLFDEQGPTPTLPVSEQLADELLTLPMHPRLTKAEAEHVIELIDTETDK
- a CDS encoding formyltransferase family protein — its product is MSGAGQSDDEYGVVLLSKAGVGGGKRETLARLADTDGITVAGVVVEDMIHGSLPEYVTDLLRKVIRRRGSGYPVRGFNAARDIAKTVRSRLSPTESDGDGDTDPDDDPLADVPVREVSDMLSDRAASEIRAMDPDLAIVWGTRILPRRIFDIPTDGSIGVHAGKIPEYRGGPAGFWELYYGEDEAGVTVQKLNEELDAGQIVKQETVAIDPGDTLADVRAKQHGITADLVVDSVRGLADGSLEPRDWDGEKRPVNTPPSLGQLLAFRLRGRR
- a CDS encoding acyltransferase, which translates into the protein MDKAEFLEWIDFEENRFHPLVWLNGDPDIGEGVYLGFFSVVNAKDSEIRIGDGCDIAPFVSLNCADSHRKCLGLTEEVDRSAIELEHNVFIGTQTVVKPGTTIGHHSVVGAGEVVSGDIPPYSLVVDGTVEEGYYETAVRDATE
- a CDS encoding NAD-dependent epimerase/dehydratase family protein, producing the protein MTEHIAVTGAAGYIGSALLPLLQDDDDVSQVTVLDDLSSGSRTNLEAVALSDNFNFREVDVRDYGEVENGLAGADGVIHLAAITGAPSTHDRPDETRAVNYEGTENVLAAAAKNDLDNVVFASTCNLYGRAASDNLDETIEPDPLSPYAETKYESEQLVRERAEEHGFNGISLRMSTNYGYAPGIRFNLVINYFVFRALTGEPLTVYGDGSNWRPYIHVRDAARAYKHAVLNPEKWDDDVYNVGLNDQNYRVEEIAEIVREEVGDVEITYLGDKNPGPSYNVNFDKVKQTGFQPEWSVREGVNDLVNRFVADDRTQYSLDG
- a CDS encoding alkaline phosphatase family protein, with amino-acid sequence MRPVVILGLDGAAIDVIDGWVDDGELPNLRRVREEGVYEPMHACLPPVTSPNWKCYATGRNPGEFGIFWWQNVDFEGERIHYPNDRKFITPEIWDYLNENDQSAGVVNLPIQYPPREVDEFMIAGGPDAENEGYTNPATLEDRLESEYDWKVRADTSINEQGMDAVDEIIDLIGLRFSVAADLFEERDLDFLHVTTFHINQLQHFLGDHEKTLEGWKRIDDALGRFLEQDVNVLLMSDHGSAPIEKIFHVNTWLERNGFLELDMNEAVTGFFERVGLTRTRVRAVVNTLGIADALKRVTPDSMVNSLPEETGAINQAYATDLIDWDASVAVASGQGPIYLNPQLSDSGRERAITEITEGLESLTLPGSDAPTVREVRRGDEVYSGRFAAEAPDLVLDQGPGVHVDGDFGGEDLYRDLGEWSMLNARDGIFMGHGPDVQSASLDDHAEILDLAPTILHLLDCPVPETLEGRVVTEMFAEGSDPAERPVERVEPGHYDIAASGRGDGQALEERLQDLGYLDQ
- a CDS encoding glycosyltransferase family 2 protein, which codes for MSESPQVSVVVPAYNEADYIEQCVRSVLEQEASVPFEMVVCDDASADETRSILRSLESEYDALRVLENDENRGMFPTSERLVNAAESDRIVRMDADSYMKPGTVQALSEAFDAGADIVYGKIDVANTQSLHPAASQVGKEQGRATWWGGACMGVRRGLLSDGTEEVDGIGPKMKYLGPKHQVEALDVDVTTLEDVGVYSNFPTDLQGVLRRKYESGTLYIVECRHSPENFSLSEMRGPLFWTVFAAVAVASLRFSKLRSLAALLLCIPLLQYGRDAPLAVDISDRESFYLLYPLYKSGSGLARTAGIWRRADALVDILARKWSLSDRSPEN
- a CDS encoding flippase — its product is MASRESLRTLVKGAGFSLFGSVFSKVSHFAFYWVIARVAGADGFGVFSVALAVLGFSQIVSLLGLRGGVNRYVAYYRGQDDEARARGTVRIAVVAVLVSSLLVAVVVAAGHEYLADLLLDPGTPSRVLYLIAFVVPLEALSSVFMATLRGLKRIDFQVAAQNILQGILKITGFLAFYLAGFDTLVSLVFGYATAMVGTLLVGLYFVEGREFPVLRGGARYEPRELLVFSIPLLFTGALNLVVDWTDVLMLGYFGVNADVGIYNIALQVAMVMQIGFTAFGAITGPVLSELVGKDELGELESVLKISNKWVLVLTVPMVAFVFPFASDVVRLFGTEFRQGASVVVLIGIAMLVKTTFSMSGTVIKSMGHSNIILANHAVAGVLNFLMNLVLIPQLGIVGAAIATSVAIGLDGILPGVELYLWKRISPLRPDFVEPVAAAAVSTVAIFVGLGWATDIHYLMILPVGTVYLFVYGFVLMSIGGLKEEDVYILEAMRDRTGFESPRIERFVRRFV
- a CDS encoding polysaccharide deacetylase family protein — its product is MNTPWADGISIYPTFDTERDWRAHEFSQAEKERRRGPDFPKSGSPSYEMDQRALPQLLDLLGTHDVKAIFFVTGEFCEYNPGLVGDIDAAGHDLGVHTHPQLHPAFEGDHVNDLDAGMLADYDSPDIHTMIGRDYDMLREAGVDTDHFRAGNLSFSLDIARQLKALGLTHDHSIRMAIAKDVAKIPLYLRVRRLGLRETPVVLNPAYIHRAEHNRLKPYHHVFSAAFGGTLNLHPMVFGNENLDLDDDYRRLEQYLSRCTHRLGDGVDDVVENAATHP
- a CDS encoding polysaccharide deacetylase family protein, with the translated sequence MSKIACITGDVHHDLGNTPWDSDEPEHALEYARLLDRKDAKGTVFVTGKCARRSAETIGEIAAMDCMEVGAHTYQAFKIAPTILPRGGYPVDYNGKTWNIDLRQGHHYLMWAIWGSFYGPLWYQKWNVGRTVRALREAGVEPTAWRTHGYDSGDITFEALDHHGFFAVSDVRADEFDVYRQTGDLWQATIVGPTDEMVSPDGDNEAYRRQFFEHVERASDRAEPVVFQMHPKRQAMMEYDHLAEAVDRLRAEGYEFMTLTEAVSELTGVPAPAGLR